Proteins co-encoded in one Apodemus sylvaticus chromosome 6, mApoSyl1.1, whole genome shotgun sequence genomic window:
- the Rad51ap2 gene encoding RAD51-associated protein 2: MSLSRPAWPAGPAWPVSSEPPPEDTAAASPSSKRRRLKEPDGVSEAEWPLLVVPRLSEVEKVWEWSLRPFTAFLIPKILWSSGGGRQRCDLGCQDRTFQTQSCWQSGISGRAGCSRAPRRSREAGLQDREAQGVHLGDQAEASHAPPNTPMPYVQGVKQEPEELPEKETILKEKNSARQPGDPFLDVTFSEETKSALHEIKHRCKVDSVITSEKKENVSSSTLKISKFQNQACLESAKPSYFRDSITKNFPEFPRDLNSNMSFVYLKEIAKKKNDKIVAYVRDFTNIFWSQNRPDVKKQKLQENKENIYVENDFSYYTESNYQSFTIERKIDLINSNNYRPSSIECNVRDSRKNFTLTLEDANWEGTERNQDFYISTRQEKTQSSDYNSSILKGKKQNCWRMKKIRIICETNIIQKTNIVSFLGNFDSFIINGDDGGSKEGCIFKYIVNLNYLKNIKKRHVVYLTKMLTTSRLLEHSTKSTPKKRKLFKMEHVLEWAEKQNINSLTMTAKSFLIYKVCENVPLLMDFDNMEELSLTNKPSYENTSCVEQLLNVENLAYYSFGIDNTHVKSDPLFIQNNRGHINKKYFESSMYNQDLDTERKWKNKTTYFIFKFIFEDVFNVRQLGTLLCQNTSHSDQINAMPISLNLSLDNLLSEIEEKIYDFVLKKEMKVTKYSSSCQAHRAIDTEKEEDSFPPMDRMSSVQSASLVSKSINVEETKSANQNNGTSTKEDGSILQESELANSKHFHPKNEPALYANHQFESDSSGENNECFQGLNAKCLSTETLPVAKEFEMKSKFDLVLEELRMFHEISKANEIPSTMETNNRKENYFGESNDSKEARMEIGKKLEMVETNTRDTPFLPCDVKAGLNKHKRHQSLFHWKIIPTHVGQAVPKECCPRSEEELLHSIPEEDYKKPLSKSPTVSSDEYNKGTLLKGGSHFSNGISRIQPLKTCSRPIRVGLSRRARLKQLHPYLK; the protein is encoded by the exons ATGTCTCTGTCGCGCCCCGCGTGGCCTGCTGGGCCCGCCTGGCCTGTCTCCTCAGAACCGCCTCCCGAGGACACCGCTGCGGCGTCCCCCAGCAGCAAGCGGCGTCGTCTGAAGGAGCCTGACGGCGTCTCTGAGGCGGAATGGCCGCTGCTTGTGGTGCCTCGCTTGTCTGAGGTAGAAAAAGTCTGGGAGTGGTCGCTCAGACCATTCACAGCGTTCCTCATTCCAAAGATCCTGTGGAGCTCAGGCGGTGGGAGGCAGCGGTGTGACCTGGGATGCCAGGACAGAACATTCCAGACGCAGAGCTGCTGGCAGTCTGGAATCTCGGGAAGAGCAGGTTGTTCGAGGGCTCCGAGAAGGTCTCGTGAAGCAGGCCTGCAGGACAGGGAGGCTCAGGGTGTGCACCTTGGTGACCAAGCAGAGGCAAGCCATGCCCCACCCAATACCCCCATGCCCTATGTCCAAGGAGTCAAACAGGAGCCTGAAGAACTTCCTGAGAAGGAAACTATtctgaaagaaaagaattctGCGAGACAGCCAGGAGACCCATTTCTAGATGTaacattttctgaggaaactaaGTCAGCATTACATGAAATTAAGCACAGATGTAAAGTTGACAGTGTTATAAcctcagagaaaaaagaaaacgtTTCATCATCTAcactaaaaatatcaaaatttcaAAACCAGGCCTGCTTGGAAAGTGCCAAACCCAGCTATTTTAGAGATAGCATCACAAAAAATTTCCCTGAGTTTCCAAGGGATTTAAATAGCAACATGTCCTTTGTCTATTTAAAGGaaatagcaaagaaaaagaatgacaaaATTGTGGCATATGTTAGGGATTTCACAAACATTTTCTGGTCCCAAAATAGACCTGATGTTAAGAAACAAAAGTTACaggagaataaagaaaatatatatgtggAAAATGATTTTTCTTACTATACTGAAAGTAACTACCAGTCATTCACCATTGAAAGGAAAATAGACTTGATCAATTCAAACAACTATCGACCCAGTAGTATTGAGTGTAATGTAAGAGACTCTAGAAAGAATTTTACTCTAACACTAGAAGATGCAAATTGGGAGGgaacagaaagaaatcaagactTTTATATATCTACCAGACAAGAAAAGACTCAAAGCTCAGACTATAACAGTTCTATTTTGAAGGGAAAAAAGCAAAATTGTTggagaatgaaaaaaattagaattatttGTGAGAC AAATATCATTCAGAAAACTAATATAGTTTCTTTCCTTGGTAACTTTGATTCTTTCATTATAAATGGAGATGATGGGGGATCAAAAGAGGGGTGCATTTTCAAATATATAGTGAAtttgaattatttgaaaaatataaagaaaagacatGTTGTATATCTAACAAAGATGTTAACTACTTCAAGACTGTTAGAACATAGTACAAAATCTACACCAAAGAAAAGGAAGCTATTTAAAATGGAACATGTTCTTGAATGGGCTGAGAAACAAAACATCAATTCTCTTACTATGACAGCTAAGAGTTTTCTAATTTACAAAGTATGCGAAAATGTTCCTCTTTTAATGGATTTTGATAACATGGAAGAACTTTCTTTGACAAACAAACCTAGTTATGAGAATACAAGTTGTGTTGAACAACTCCTCAATGTGGAAAATTTGGCTTATTATAGTTTTGGTATTGACAACACCCATGTGAAGTCTGATCCTCTATTTATACAGAATAACCGTGgacatattaataaaaaatattttgaaagtagtATGTACAATCAAGATTTAGATactgaaagaaaatggaagaataagaccacttattttatttttaagttcataTTTGAAGATGTCTTTAATGTTAGACAACTGGGCACATTGTTATGCCAAAATACATCACACAGTGACCAGATTAATGCTATGCCAATAAGTCTGAATCTCAGCTTGGACAACTTGTTAagtgaaatagaagagaaaatatatgattttgttttgaagaaagaaatgaaggtcaCGAAATATTCAAGTAGTTGCCAAGCTCACAGAGCTATtgacacagagaaggaagaagatagTTTTCCCCCAATGGACAGAATGTCTTCAGTGCAGTCAGCTTCACTAGTGAGTAAGAGCATAAATGTGGAAGAAACTAAATCTGCTAATCAAAATAATGGAACTAGCACAAAAGAGGATGGAAGTATTTTGCAAGAAAGTGAGTTAGCTAATTCAAAGCATTTTCATCCAAAGAATGAGCCTGCATTGTATGCTAATCATCAATTTGAAAGTGATTCAAGTGGGGAGAACAATGAATGTTTTCAGGGCTTAAATGCTAAATGTTTATCAACAGAAACTTTGCCAGTAGCAAAAGAGTTTGAGATGAAGAGCAAATTTGATTTAGTACTTGAAGAGCTTCGTATGTTTCATGAAATTAGTAAGGCAAATGAAATTCCAAGTACCATGGAAACAAACAAtaggaaagaaaattactttggaGAAAGTAATGATAGTAAGGAGGCAAGAATGGAAATAGGAAAAAAGTTGGAAATGGTTGAAACCAACACAAGAGATACACCTTTTTTGCCCTGTGATGTGAAAGCAGGCCTCAACAAACATAAAAGGCATCAAAGTTTATTTCATTGGAAAATAATACCTACTCATGTGGGACAGGCAGTTCCCAAAGAGTGTTGTCCAAGATCAGAGGAAGAATTACTCCATTCTATTCCTGAGGAAG ATTATAAGAAACCTTTATCTAAAAGCCCTACTGTTTCTTCTGATGAATATAACAAAGGAACTTTATTGAAGGGAG GCAGTCATTTTTCGAATGGGATTTCGAGAATACAGCCTCTTAAGACATGCAGCCGTCCGATTAGGGTTGGCTTGTCAAGAAGAGCTAGGCTGAAACAGCTTCATCCTTATCTGAAGTGA